The following proteins are co-located in the Lepus europaeus isolate LE1 chromosome 15, mLepTim1.pri, whole genome shotgun sequence genome:
- the PELO gene encoding protein pelota homolog, with protein MKLVRKDIEKDNAGQVTLVPEEPEDMWHTYNLVQVGDSLRASTIRKVQTESSTGSVGSNRVRTTLTLCVEAIDFDSQACQLRVKGTNIQENEYVKMGAYHTIELEPNRQFTLAKKQWDSVVLERIEQACDPAWSADVAAVVMQEGLAHICLVTPSMTLTRAKVEVNIPRKRKGNCSQHDRALERFYEQVVQAIQRHIHFDVVKCVLVASPGFVREQFCDYMFQQAVKTDNKVLLENRSKFLQVHASSGHKYSLKEALCDPTIASRLSDTKAAGEVKALDDFYKMLQHEPDRAFYGLKQVEKANEAMAIDTLLISDELFRHQDVATRSRYVKLVDSVKENAGTVRIFSSLHVSGEQLSQLTGVAAILRFPVAELSDQEDDSSSEED; from the exons ATGAAGCTCGTGAGGAAGGACATTGAGAAGGACAACGCGGGCCAGGTGACCCTGGTCCCCGAGGAGCCCGAGGACATGTGGCACACGTACAACCTAGTGCAGGTGGGCGACAGCTTGCGCGCCTCCACCATCCGCAAGGTGCAGACCGAGTCCTCCACGGGCAGCGTGGGCAGCAACCGGGTGCGCACCACCCTCACTCTGTGCGTGGAGGCCATCGACTTCGACTCCCAAGCCTGCCAGCTGCGGGTCAAGGGGACCAACATCCAAGAGAACGAGTACGTCAAGATGGGGGCTTACCACACCATCGAGCTGGAGCCCAACCGCCAGTTCACCTTGGCCAAGAAACAGTGGGACAGCGTGGTTCTGGAGCGCATCGAGCAGGCCTGCGACCCAGCCTGGAGCGCTGATGTGGCTGCCGTGGTCATGCAGGAAGGCCTCGCCCATATCTGTCTAGTCACTCCCAGCATGACCCTCACCCGGGCCAAGGTGGAGGTGAACATCCCCAGGAAGAGGAAAGGCAACTGCTCGCAGCACGACCGGGCCTTGGAGCGGTTCTACGAGCAGGTGGTCCAGGCCATCCAGCGCCACATACACTTCGACGTCGTCAAGTGCGTCCTGGTGGCCAGCCCGGGGTTCGTGAGGGAGCAGTTCTGCGACTACATGTTTCAGCAAGCGGTGAAGACGGACAACAAAGTGCTCCTGGAAAACCGGTCCAAATTCCTTCAG GTACATGCCTCCTCTGGACACAAGTACTCCTTGAAAGAGGCCCTTTGTGACCCTACCATTGCTAGCCGCCTTTCAGACACTAAAGCTGCTGGAGAAGTAAAAGCCCTGGATGACTTTTACAAAATGTTACAGCACGAACCTGACCGAGCTTTCTATGGACTCAAGCAGGTGGAGAAGGCCAACGAAGCCATGGCAATCGACACGTTGCTCATCAGCGATGAGCTCTTCAGGCACCAGGATGTAGCCACGCGAAGCCGGTATGTGAAGCTGGTGGACAGCGTGAAGGAGAACGCAGGCACGGTCAGGATATTCTCCAGTCTTCACGTGTCTGGGGAGCAGCTCAGCCAGCTGACTGGAGTAGCTGCCATTCTTCGCTTCCCTGTGGCTGAGCTCTCCGACCAAGAGGATGACTCCAGTTCTGAAGAGGATTGA